The Zonotrichia albicollis isolate bZonAlb1 chromosome 9, bZonAlb1.hap1, whole genome shotgun sequence genome has a window encoding:
- the ARL14 gene encoding ADP-ribosylation factor-like protein 14, with protein MGLQNGKPSRKGANIPMLGLDSAGKSTLLYKLRYKDAFITLPTIGFNVDMIEVGKDFTLTFWDVGGQKKMRELWGNFLEDAGGLVYVVDSADKRRLEESRREFELLLKNESIKTIPVVVLANKQDLPGALNAEEITRKLKMKKHCSDRSWYVQPCCALTGQGLPEALQRVAAFARHYKKSKETFMALKELNSS; from the coding sequence ATGGGCCTGCAGAACGGCAAGCCCTCGAGGAAGGGGGCCAACATCCCGATGCTGGGGCTGGACTCGGCGGGGAAATCCACGCTGCTCTACAAGCTCAGGTATAAGGATGCTTTTATAACGCTGCCAACGATTGGCTTCAACGTGGATATGATTGAAGTAGGGAAGGATTTCACGCTGACCTTTTGGGATGTTGGAGGGCAGAAGAAAATGAGGGAGCTCTGGGGCAATTTCCTGGAGGACGCGGGCGGGCTGGTGTACGTGGTGGACAGCGCTGACAAGCGGCGCCTGGAGGAGTCCAGGAGGGAATTTGAGCTCCTTTTAAAGAACGAATCCATAAAAACCATCCCGGTGGTGGTGCTGGCCAACAAGCAGGACCTGCCTGGAGCCCTGAACGCCGAGGAGATCACGAGGAAGCTGAAGATGAAGAAGCACTGCAGCGACAGGAGCTGGTACGTGCAGCCGTGCTGCGCCCTCACGGGACAGGGGCTGCCGGAGGCGCTCCAGAGGGTGGCCGCGTTCGCCAGGCACTACAAGAAGTCCAAGGAGACTTTCATGGCCCTGAAGGAACTCAACTCCTCTTAA